One part of the Lachnospiraceae bacterium JLR.KK002 genome encodes these proteins:
- a CDS encoding restriction endonuclease subunit S encodes MSKLDKLIHELCPNGVEYIPIINLAEIGTGSHNTNEELDDGKYPFFVRSQTPRRLNTYDFDEKAIITAGDGVGVGKVFHYIEGKYALHQRAYRIHVTSDKLEPKYLLHYMKASFLSYMEMNAVNSSVTSVRKPMLEKYRIPVPPLEIQYEIIRILDSFAAISSELNAELGKELTARKKQYNYYRDTLLSFDNTVKKVKLKDIAVDIYRGAGIKREEVTETGIPCVRYGEIYTTYNTWFDACVSHTKLEYVSNPKYFEHGDILFAITGESVEDIAKSVAYIGNEKCLAGGDIVVLKHNQEPRYLAHVLSTYESRQQKSRGKIKSKVVHSSVPAIEDIEIPLPSIEVQRRYADVLDYFEKICNDLNIGLPAEIEARKKQYEYYRDVLLTFAECGEMILDRQTDRQTDRQTDRQTDRQTDRQTDRQTDRQTDRQTDRQTDRQTEYN; translated from the coding sequence ATGAGCAAACTTGATAAATTAATACATGAGCTCTGTCCGAATGGAGTGGAATATATTCCGATAATAAATTTAGCAGAGATAGGGACGGGCAGTCATAATACAAATGAGGAATTAGATGATGGTAAATATCCGTTTTTTGTTAGATCTCAGACGCCCAGAAGATTAAATACATATGATTTTGACGAAAAAGCGATTATTACAGCAGGCGATGGAGTCGGAGTAGGTAAGGTCTTTCATTATATAGAAGGGAAATATGCATTACATCAACGAGCATATCGAATTCATGTAACATCAGATAAATTAGAACCCAAATATTTGCTACATTATATGAAAGCGTCTTTTTTATCATACATGGAAATGAATGCTGTTAATTCATCAGTAACTTCTGTAAGAAAGCCGATGTTGGAGAAATATCGTATACCTGTACCTCCCTTGGAAATACAATACGAAATAATTCGCATTTTAGATTCTTTTGCAGCGATTTCAAGTGAACTTAATGCGGAGTTAGGAAAAGAGCTTACAGCTCGAAAAAAGCAGTATAATTATTACAGGGATACATTGCTTTCGTTTGATAATACAGTTAAAAAGGTAAAGCTGAAAGATATTGCTGTTGATATATACCGGGGAGCAGGTATTAAAAGAGAAGAAGTGACGGAAACGGGTATACCTTGTGTTCGGTATGGAGAAATTTATACTACATATAATACTTGGTTTGATGCCTGTGTATCACATACAAAACTAGAGTACGTCTCAAATCCAAAATATTTTGAACATGGAGATATTTTATTTGCGATAACGGGAGAAAGCGTTGAGGATATTGCAAAGTCCGTGGCATATATAGGAAACGAAAAATGCCTTGCGGGAGGAGATATTGTTGTCCTAAAGCATAATCAAGAGCCCCGTTATCTTGCGCATGTTTTATCTACATATGAATCAAGACAGCAAAAAAGTAGGGGGAAGATTAAAAGTAAGGTTGTTCATTCAAGTGTGCCTGCAATTGAAGACATAGAGATACCATTACCGTCTATAGAAGTACAAAGAAGGTATGCGGATGTATTGGATTACTTTGAAAAAATCTGTAACGATTTGAATATAGGACTTCCGGCAGAGATAGAGGCAAGGAAAAAACAGTATGAATATTATCGAGATGTACTGTTGACATTTGCTGAATGCGGCGAGATGATTCTTGACAGACAGACAGACAGACAGACAGACAGACAGACAGACAGACAGACAGACAGACAGACAGACAGACAGACAGACAGACAGACAGACAGACAGACAGACAGACAGACAGACAGACAGACAGACAGACAGACAGAATATAATTAG
- a CDS encoding TnpV protein, with amino-acid sequence MDITYEKCGDYLIPNLIPDPEPEGELRKFGLMRKSYLENHRRGIYSGLLLSGELKKHLLMIQEQAEERFDLLVEQMAKREGVTEQLKAQEQMLWVKKMNSIRMRAEEIVMEEIIYTL; translated from the coding sequence ATGGATATAACTTACGAAAAATGTGGAGATTATTTAATTCCGAATCTAATCCCCGATCCGGAGCCAGAGGGAGAGTTGAGAAAGTTTGGACTGATGCGAAAATCCTATCTGGAAAATCACAGGAGGGGTATTTATTCGGGACTGCTGTTATCAGGTGAGCTAAAGAAGCATCTACTTATGATACAGGAACAGGCAGAGGAAAGATTTGATCTGTTGGTGGAGCAGATGGCGAAGCGTGAAGGAGTGACGGAGCAGTTAAAAGCACAAGAACAGATGCTTTGGGTTAAGAAAATGAATAGCATTAGGATGAGGGCAGAAGAGATTGTGATGGAGGAAATTATATACACATTATAA
- a CDS encoding type I restriction endonuclease subunit R yields the protein MSTFNMVASMNESTVVAEYTPESRRSDSYQSEAELEKEFIRMLTEQSYEYLQIYSESELIENLKYKLEQLNGYGFTDSEWERFFREHIANANEGIVEKTRTIQEDYTKVLKRDDGSTKNIRLIDKGNIHNNRLQVINQYEVLGKVGNAAEDTENPANYDNRYDVTILVDGLPLVHIELKRRGVAIREAFNQINRYQRDSFWSGCGLYEYVQIFIISNGTNTKYYSNTTRFSHLKEQEKSSSRGKKTSNSFEFTSFWADANNKVISDLVDFTKTFLSKHTLLNILTKYCVFTSEELLLVMRPYQIAATEKILNRIEIATNYKKLGKLDAGGYIWHTTGSGKTLTSFKTAQLASQLDFVDKVLFVVDRKDLDYQTMKEYDRFQKGAANSNTSTVILQRQLENKDKNGNYHEYKIIITTIQKLDGFIRKNRGHEVFDKHIVLIFDECHRSQFGDMHTAIVKNFKRYHIFGFTGTPIFSVNAGSGKHADLRTTPQAFGEKLHTYTIVDAINDGNVLPFRIDYIKTIKDSDKAKDKQVSAIDTEKALLNQARISEIVSYILGHFDQKTKRNRGDSFTFSILENVEEVATAKNRNEIKEKKNKIRIKGFNSIFAVSSIEAAKLYYTEFKHQMENLPEAKRLRIATIFSYGVNEAENDDFVVDENSENTDGLDQSSRDFLESAIDDYNRLFSTTYDTSSDKFQNYYKDVSLRMKNREIDILIVVNMFLTGFDATTLNTLWVDKNLKYHGLLQAFSRTNRILNSVKTFGNIVCFRNLEQETNDAIALFGNKEAGGIVLLKNYASYYNGYDENGKHYEGYTELIDKLQTLFPLGRFSELGEQDKKKFISLYGAILKIRNILSAFDDFVGQEILSPRDFQDYQSEYIDLYEEFKPKKGEKENINDDIVFEIELIKQIEVNIDYILMLVKKYQKDGNKDKEIVVTIEKAVNSSLNLRSKIALIREFLLRVNADTEVDGEWLKYVDEQRENDLVVIIKDEKLKDKETHIFIENSFRDGVLKTTGTDVDAIMPAVSRFGSGSAGNRSETKKRVIDRLLAYFEKYLDLVGVK from the coding sequence ATGAGCACATTCAATATGGTTGCATCCATGAATGAAAGTACAGTGGTGGCAGAGTATACGCCAGAGAGCAGACGTTCCGACAGTTATCAGAGTGAGGCGGAGCTTGAAAAAGAGTTTATCCGTATGTTGACAGAGCAGAGTTATGAATATCTGCAAATCTATTCCGAGTCAGAGTTGATAGAAAATCTTAAGTATAAGTTAGAACAGTTAAATGGTTATGGTTTCACGGATAGTGAATGGGAGAGATTTTTTCGGGAACATATTGCGAATGCAAACGAGGGTATCGTAGAAAAGACACGCACGATTCAAGAGGATTATACAAAAGTTTTAAAGCGTGATGACGGAAGCACGAAGAATATCAGGCTGATCGATAAGGGAAACATACATAATAACCGTTTGCAAGTGATTAACCAGTACGAAGTGCTGGGAAAAGTAGGAAATGCCGCAGAAGATACGGAAAATCCGGCTAATTACGATAACCGCTATGATGTGACGATTCTTGTGGATGGATTACCGCTTGTCCATATAGAATTGAAAAGACGTGGAGTGGCAATCAGAGAGGCGTTCAATCAGATTAATCGTTATCAGCGTGACAGTTTTTGGAGTGGGTGCGGACTGTATGAGTATGTGCAGATTTTTATTATCTCGAATGGCACGAATACGAAATATTATTCCAATACTACAAGATTTTCGCATTTAAAGGAACAGGAGAAAAGTTCCAGTAGAGGGAAAAAGACAAGCAACAGTTTTGAATTTACTTCCTTTTGGGCAGACGCAAATAACAAAGTGATATCTGATCTTGTAGATTTTACAAAAACTTTTTTATCCAAGCATACTCTTCTGAATATTTTGACGAAGTATTGTGTATTTACCTCAGAAGAACTGCTTCTTGTTATGCGGCCGTATCAGATAGCAGCTACGGAGAAGATATTAAACCGCATAGAGATAGCCACAAATTATAAGAAATTGGGAAAGCTTGATGCAGGAGGGTATATCTGGCATACAACCGGAAGCGGAAAGACACTGACTTCCTTTAAGACAGCACAGCTCGCAAGCCAGCTTGATTTTGTTGACAAGGTGCTGTTTGTAGTTGACAGGAAAGACCTTGATTATCAGACAATGAAAGAATATGACCGTTTTCAGAAGGGAGCCGCGAACAGCAACACCTCTACTGTAATTTTGCAGAGACAGTTGGAAAATAAGGACAAAAACGGTAATTATCATGAGTACAAAATAATTATAACTACCATTCAGAAATTAGATGGATTTATCCGCAAAAACAGAGGGCACGAAGTATTTGACAAGCATATTGTCCTGATATTTGATGAGTGCCACAGGTCGCAGTTTGGGGATATGCACACAGCAATTGTCAAGAACTTTAAACGGTATCATATCTTTGGGTTTACGGGGACACCGATATTTTCGGTCAATGCAGGAAGCGGTAAACACGCTGATTTGCGTACCACACCGCAGGCTTTCGGAGAGAAACTGCATACTTATACAATTGTTGATGCGATTAATGACGGAAATGTACTTCCATTTCGTATTGATTATATTAAAACTATTAAGGACAGTGATAAAGCAAAGGACAAGCAGGTATCGGCAATAGATACAGAAAAGGCACTCTTAAATCAGGCGCGTATTAGTGAAATTGTATCCTACATATTAGGACATTTTGATCAAAAGACAAAGCGAAACCGGGGAGACAGTTTCACATTTTCCATTTTGGAAAATGTGGAAGAAGTAGCTACGGCAAAGAATAGAAACGAGATAAAGGAAAAGAAGAATAAAATTCGTATAAAAGGTTTTAACTCCATATTTGCAGTAAGCTCCATAGAGGCTGCAAAGCTCTATTATACAGAATTTAAGCACCAAATGGAGAACTTGCCAGAGGCGAAAAGGCTTAGGATTGCCACGATATTCAGTTATGGCGTCAATGAGGCGGAGAATGATGATTTTGTGGTTGATGAAAATTCCGAGAATACAGACGGACTGGATCAAAGTTCACGGGATTTCTTGGAAAGTGCTATTGACGATTATAATAGGTTGTTTTCCACTACTTACGATACCTCAAGCGACAAGTTCCAAAACTATTATAAAGATGTATCGCTTAGAATGAAAAATCGGGAGATTGATATTTTAATTGTTGTGAATATGTTCCTTACCGGATTTGATGCGACAACGCTGAATACTCTCTGGGTGGATAAGAATTTGAAGTACCATGGACTTCTGCAGGCGTTCTCCCGTACCAACCGGATTCTCAATTCTGTAAAGACATTTGGAAATATAGTTTGTTTCCGTAACTTGGAGCAGGAAACAAATGATGCGATTGCACTTTTTGGGAATAAAGAGGCAGGCGGTATTGTCCTGCTGAAAAACTATGCAAGTTATTACAATGGATATGATGAAAACGGAAAACACTATGAGGGATATACAGAACTGATTGACAAGCTGCAGACGCTGTTTCCCCTTGGGCGTTTTTCGGAACTGGGAGAGCAGGACAAGAAGAAATTTATATCTTTGTATGGTGCAATTTTGAAAATAAGGAATATCCTGTCCGCCTTTGATGATTTTGTTGGGCAAGAGATACTTTCACCACGGGATTTTCAAGATTATCAGAGTGAGTATATAGATCTTTATGAAGAGTTCAAGCCGAAAAAGGGGGAAAAAGAAAATATCAATGATGATATTGTATTTGAAATCGAACTTATAAAGCAGATCGAGGTCAATATTGATTATATTTTAATGCTTGTGAAGAAGTATCAGAAAGACGGGAATAAGGATAAAGAGATTGTAGTTACGATTGAAAAGGCAGTCAATTCAAGCCTGAACCTGCGGAGCAAAATAGCGCTTATCAGAGAATTTCTTTTGAGGGTTAATGCCGATACCGAAGTTGACGGGGAGTGGTTGAAATATGTTGATGAGCAGCGGGAAAATGATCTTGTTGTAATTATAAAAGATGAAAAGCTAAAGGATAAGGAAACACATATTTTTATAGAAAATTCTTTCCGTGATGGGGTATTAAAAACTACAGGTACAGACGTTGATGCGATAATGCCTGCAGTATCAAGATTTGGTAGTGGTAGTGCAGGGAACCGCAGTGAAACGAAGAAAAGAGTTATTGATAGGTTGCTTGCGTATTTTGAGAAGTATTTGGATTTAGTTGGGGTGAAATAA
- a CDS encoding type I restriction-modification system subunit M, which translates to MIDNKKEQEREELHRTIWNMANDLRGSVDGWDFKQYVLGMLFYRYISENFVRYVNAGEIEAGNANFDYANLADSDAEPAREELVDTKGYFILPSELFCNVRKKAPQDENLNETLEKVFRNIESSAQGHESEDDLKGLFDDLDVNSNKLGGTVEKRNAKLVKLLNGVAEMKLGDYQDNTIDAFGDAYEYLMGMYASNAGKSGGEYYTPQEVSELLTRITVLGKKNVNKVYDPACGSGSLLLKFAKVLGKENVRQGFFGQEINITTYNLCRINMFLHDIGYEKFNIGHGDTLIEPLHWDDEPFEAIVSNPPYSIKWEGDDNPILINDERFSPAGVLAPKSKADLAFIMHSLSWLATNGVAAIVCFPGVMYRGGAEKKIRKYLIDNNYVESIIQLPGNLFFGTSIATCIMVLKKSKSENSTLFIDASKECVKVTNNNKLTSENIENILAAYEAREDKEYYVAVVANDRIAENDYNLSVSSYVEQEDTREKIDIKVLNAEIEQIVAREQVLRDEIAKIIAEIEGKV; encoded by the coding sequence ATGATTGACAACAAAAAGGAACAAGAGAGAGAAGAACTTCATCGTACCATATGGAATATGGCGAATGATCTTAGAGGAAGTGTAGACGGTTGGGATTTCAAACAGTATGTGTTAGGTATGCTGTTTTACAGATATATTTCTGAAAATTTTGTCAGATATGTAAATGCAGGAGAAATTGAGGCAGGGAATGCCAATTTTGATTATGCCAATCTTGCTGACAGTGATGCAGAGCCTGCAAGAGAAGAATTGGTTGATACAAAGGGTTATTTTATCTTGCCAAGTGAATTGTTCTGCAATGTGAGGAAAAAAGCACCACAGGACGAGAACTTGAACGAAACACTTGAAAAGGTATTCCGAAATATAGAAAGCTCTGCACAAGGACATGAGAGTGAAGATGACTTAAAAGGTTTGTTTGATGACCTTGATGTAAACAGCAACAAGCTTGGTGGAACAGTAGAAAAAAGAAATGCGAAACTGGTAAAACTCCTGAATGGCGTTGCCGAGATGAAGTTGGGAGATTATCAGGACAATACCATTGATGCATTTGGTGATGCCTATGAATATTTAATGGGCATGTATGCATCTAATGCTGGAAAGAGTGGCGGAGAGTATTATACTCCACAGGAGGTTTCTGAACTTCTGACAAGAATCACGGTGCTTGGAAAGAAAAATGTAAATAAGGTGTACGATCCGGCATGTGGTAGCGGATCACTGCTTCTTAAATTTGCAAAGGTTTTGGGGAAGGAGAATGTTAGGCAGGGCTTTTTCGGACAGGAAATCAATATTACTACATATAATCTCTGCCGTATCAATATGTTTCTGCATGATATTGGCTACGAGAAATTTAACATCGGGCATGGAGATACATTGATAGAGCCTCTGCATTGGGATGATGAGCCTTTTGAGGCGATTGTGTCTAATCCCCCGTATTCGATTAAGTGGGAGGGAGATGATAATCCTATTCTTATCAATGATGAAAGATTTTCTCCGGCAGGCGTGCTTGCGCCAAAGTCGAAGGCTGATCTTGCATTTATTATGCACTCATTATCATGGCTTGCAACAAATGGAGTGGCTGCAATCGTATGTTTTCCGGGGGTAATGTACCGAGGCGGTGCAGAAAAGAAGATTCGAAAATATTTGATTGATAATAACTATGTGGAGAGCATTATCCAGTTGCCGGGAAATCTGTTTTTCGGTACAAGTATCGCAACGTGTATTATGGTTCTGAAAAAGAGCAAATCAGAAAATAGTACATTGTTTATTGACGCATCAAAAGAGTGTGTAAAGGTTACGAACAACAACAAGCTCACAAGTGAGAATATTGAGAATATTCTTGCTGCTTATGAGGCAAGGGAAGATAAAGAGTACTATGTAGCAGTGGTTGCAAATGACAGAATTGCTGAAAATGATTACAACCTTTCGGTTTCCTCTTATGTGGAACAGGAAGATACAAGAGAGAAAATAGATATTAAGGTACTGAATGCTGAGATTGAACAGATTGTAGCAAGAGAGCAAGTACTTCGTGATGAAATTGCTAAAATTATTGCAGAAATCGAGGGAAAGGTATGA
- a CDS encoding plasmid recombination protein: MAAKTISFPKGRGHLTHNNRDFICNNVVPERTAWNRIYIQEPLKDAYEKCFGQALRDYNAAQKRKDRQKDDYLKEIENSGNKEKTFYENIVQIGKKTDTPVVDENGVLTEEAKAAVAVLEQYAKTFQERNPNLYLFNCVMHLDEATPHLHIDYIPVAHGYKNGMKTRNSLTKAFQQMGFAKAVSRKQNETVAWQEREREYLTELCREQGIEIEVLGIQRDNLSLPEYKAAMREVEQLEQQAVVLDKWNEALEQQNDDLAQKTSELCGQVQEMEAKNNELVLQAQKLTEQIEEAEVKEKAAKEVLAKHDLRAETFKMISKEVAAETKSMKSVAVPVTNIFGSEEYVKVKKSDWNKILDAFSKAVSRNHLLEKYEKKISSLEKKIATLTDQVEKLKRFVASRGLGEAFVEFIKSLAPKNMKQKLEEAKEDAAVHNQQRKRSQQDIVRKNKQWQQEM; this comes from the coding sequence TTGGCGGCAAAAACAATTTCTTTTCCAAAAGGGAGAGGACATCTTACGCATAATAACAGAGATTTTATATGCAATAATGTGGTGCCGGAAAGAACAGCTTGGAACCGAATTTACATACAGGAACCATTAAAAGATGCTTATGAGAAATGCTTCGGACAGGCGCTTCGGGATTACAATGCGGCGCAGAAACGTAAAGACAGGCAGAAAGACGATTATTTGAAAGAGATAGAGAACTCTGGTAACAAGGAAAAGACATTTTATGAAAATATCGTACAGATAGGCAAAAAGACAGATACTCCGGTCGTAGACGAAAACGGAGTGCTGACAGAAGAGGCAAAAGCGGCGGTAGCGGTCTTGGAACAATATGCAAAGACGTTTCAGGAACGCAATCCGAATCTGTATTTATTTAACTGTGTGATGCACTTGGATGAGGCAACGCCGCATCTGCATATAGACTATATTCCGGTGGCGCATGGATATAAAAATGGCATGAAAACACGCAACAGTCTAACGAAGGCATTCCAGCAGATGGGGTTTGCAAAGGCGGTCAGCAGAAAACAGAACGAAACGGTTGCGTGGCAGGAACGGGAGAGGGAGTATCTGACAGAACTGTGCAGGGAGCAGGGGATTGAAATAGAAGTCCTCGGTATACAGAGGGATAACCTGTCGCTGCCAGAATATAAGGCGGCAATGCGTGAGGTGGAGCAGTTGGAACAGCAGGCAGTGGTGCTGGATAAGTGGAATGAGGCTCTTGAACAGCAGAATGATGATCTTGCGCAGAAAACATCGGAACTTTGCGGACAGGTGCAGGAAATGGAGGCGAAAAACAATGAACTGGTGTTACAGGCACAGAAACTTACAGAGCAGATTGAAGAAGCGGAAGTGAAAGAAAAAGCGGCGAAGGAGGTACTTGCGAAACATGATTTAAGGGCGGAAACATTTAAAATGATTTCAAAGGAAGTGGCAGCGGAAACAAAAAGCATGAAAAGTGTTGCTGTTCCAGTGACAAATATTTTCGGCAGCGAGGAATATGTCAAAGTAAAGAAAAGCGACTGGAATAAAATACTGGATGCTTTCAGCAAGGCAGTATCAAGAAATCATCTTTTAGAGAAGTATGAGAAGAAAATTTCCAGTCTGGAGAAAAAGATAGCTACACTTACCGATCAGGTTGAAAAATTAAAGCGGTTTGTAGCATCAAGAGGACTTGGGGAGGCGTTTGTGGAATTTATAAAATCGCTTGCGCCAAAGAACATGAAACAGAAACTGGAGGAGGCAAAAGAGGATGCCGCGGTACATAACCAGCAAAGAAAGCGTAGCCAGCAGGACATAGTAAGAAAGAATAAGCAGTGGCAGCAGGAAATGTAA
- a CDS encoding restriction endonuclease subunit S, producing MIQYVFGVIYLELGSVVKVFRGEYITKKDTSSGDVPVILGGQGPAYYIDKSNHKGEVVVVARSGASAGFVSYWNQPVFITDGFGYDADENTLIPKYLYYILKNMEKQFNDMKRGAGVPHISGDALLETKIPIISLSEQERIVAILDRFDTLCNDISEGLPAEIEARQKQYEYYRDKLLNFIEKI from the coding sequence TTGATTCAGTATGTATTTGGTGTTATTTACTTAGAACTTGGAAGTGTTGTAAAAGTATTTCGTGGTGAATATATAACGAAAAAGGATACATCTAGTGGGGATGTTCCTGTTATTTTAGGTGGACAGGGACCAGCTTATTATATTGATAAGTCTAATCATAAAGGGGAAGTGGTCGTTGTGGCTCGAAGTGGTGCTTCTGCTGGATTTGTTTCATACTGGAATCAGCCTGTTTTCATTACGGACGGATTTGGGTATGATGCAGATGAAAATACTCTAATTCCAAAATATTTATATTATATTTTGAAAAATATGGAGAAACAATTTAACGATATGAAACGTGGCGCAGGTGTACCGCATATTAGTGGTGATGCATTGCTGGAAACGAAAATACCCATTATATCTTTATCTGAGCAAGAACGTATCGTTGCAATTTTAGATCGCTTTGATACGCTTTGTAACGACATTTCAGAAGGACTTCCAGCAGAGATAGAAGCAAGGCAAAAGCAATACGAGTATTATAGAGATAAACTGTTAAATTTTATAGAAAAGATATAA
- a CDS encoding PDDEXK nuclease domain-containing protein: MANTELMDTEDELKFYQEVHAILDEAKSKIYEAANNIMTYAYWNVGKRIIEQEQKGNRKAKYGSYLIKRLSQELSDEYGTGFSVANIRNCRQLYLTFPKESYGYSLIGKIHWSHLRTIMRLDDEEERNFYLKEVANEYWSVKELERNIKSGYYKRILSTQFPDKVGQTSSFVKDPYVLEFMGIRDNKEIAEKDVENAIISNLQKFLLELGRGFCFVDRQMRICTETSDFYIDLVFYNYILKCFVLIDLKTHKLTHQDIGQMDMYIRMFDDLKRQSDDNPTIGIIFCTDKDETMVKYSVLNESEQIFASKYMTVLPTVEELRNELERNKLMYNENKLE; this comes from the coding sequence ATGGCGAATACAGAACTGATGGATACAGAAGATGAACTGAAATTTTATCAGGAAGTTCATGCTATACTGGATGAGGCAAAAAGTAAAATATATGAAGCTGCTAATAATATTATGACATATGCATATTGGAATGTCGGCAAAAGAATTATTGAACAGGAACAAAAGGGCAATAGAAAAGCAAAGTATGGTTCGTATCTTATAAAACGTCTTTCGCAAGAATTGTCCGATGAATATGGCACAGGATTTTCGGTTGCCAATATTAGGAATTGCAGACAATTATATTTGACATTTCCAAAAGAATCTTATGGATATTCATTGATTGGAAAAATTCATTGGTCACATCTTAGAACTATTATGCGGTTGGATGACGAGGAAGAACGGAATTTTTATTTGAAAGAGGTTGCAAATGAATACTGGTCTGTTAAGGAATTGGAGCGCAATATAAAATCCGGCTATTACAAACGCATTCTTTCAACACAATTTCCTGATAAAGTTGGACAAACTTCTAGTTTCGTGAAAGATCCATATGTTTTAGAATTTATGGGGATTAGAGATAATAAGGAAATTGCTGAAAAGGATGTTGAAAACGCAATTATCAGTAATTTGCAAAAATTTCTTTTAGAGTTGGGGAGGGGGTTTTGCTTTGTGGACAGACAGATGCGTATTTGCACCGAAACATCTGATTTTTATATTGACTTAGTGTTTTACAATTATATATTAAAATGCTTTGTATTGATAGATTTGAAAACTCATAAGCTGACTCATCAGGATATTGGACAGATGGATATGTATATCAGAATGTTTGATGATCTAAAAAGACAGTCAGATGATAATCCGACTATTGGTATTATCTTTTGCACAGATAAAGATGAAACGATGGTAAAGTATTCCGTTTTGAATGAGAGTGAACAGATATTTGCATCTAAGTATATGACTGTGTTGCCTACGGTAGAAGAACTAAGAAATGAGTTGGAACGTAATAAATTGATGTATAATGAAAACAAATTGGAATAA